TTATGTCAGGGAGCTTCCTAATCCTGTTGGTGACTATTTCTCTTATCTTCTCAAGCGACTCGGCTTCAATCTTTAAAACTATGTCGTAGGTGCCGTATACTATATGGGCCTCCTTAACCTCCGGTATCTTAAAGAGTTCCTCTAAGACTTTGACTTCTGCGCCGATCTCCGTCTGTATTAGTATTATAGCCAGCGACTTAGCCATCTGGATCCCACTCCACTATTAATATTTTCGCAACCTGAAAATATAAACTAAACGTGAACACATGTATACTACTAGGGTAAACAGGGATCTAATCCCGCAGCAAGTCCACGGGGGAGCATTACAGGGATGTCTACTAGGATTACAGTGAGAGTATACATTGCTTCATACCGTGAAGACGATCCTCTTAAAAATACTGCTTTAAGAATGGCTAGGAGAGGCTACGCTAAGCTCGTAGACCCTAGAAGATTCAAGGAGAAAACACTAGTGCTCAACCCTTTCTCAAGCATATACCTTGGCTCATGGCACCGGCAGACTATGCTAGAGCATGGGATCCTTGTAGTTGACGCTAGCTGGAGGACTCTCACCCCCTTAAAGTTCACGGGGTTTAGAGGCCTGCATGTAAAGCTGCCTCCACTGCTACCAGGCAACCCAGTGAACTACGGGAAACCCTGTACTCTCTCAAGCCTAGAGGCAGTAGCAGCCTCACTCTATATAACCGGGTTCACAGAGGACTACGTGAAGCTTCTAGGATTGTATAAGTGGATGGAAACATTCCATGAGCTTAATAAAGAACTCCTTGACGCATACTCTAAAGCCGGCTCGCCTGGAGAACTAGAATCAATAATACTAGAGTACTGGCCGACTGGATCCCCCTGCTAACTGAAAAGCGCGGCCGGGCGGTAACCCGCATTCTGTTCAACCCCACATTCGTCTATGCGGCCCATACCGGTCGCGTGGCCCTCACACCGGGCCAGGGCCTTGCACCGTGCGGGACGGCCGTTTCAACGCCTCCACTACCGTCCTCCGTGGATTAACCCTCGTCGCCGAGGGTTGGCCACATCATAGCCATCCAGTAATGGCCGTACCGTTTCTGTGCCGGAGCCACGGGGACTACCCGTGCCCCTTACGGGGCCGCACTGCCACGGGGTGTGCGGAGTTTCCTCACCCCTCTCGGGGCGTGAGTGGGGCGCCCGGCCGCACTCTTATCTACTGGTTTATACCTTAATATATCGACTACCCGATAAAACTTGTGGTTTAGAACCGTGAGTTTGATCATGTTCGTCTGGAAATCGGAGCTCCATCGGCATTCCAGGGGTGGAACCTTTGGTTTCCTATGGTGTCTGATTCCATTGACCCTCCATGGAAAGCCCCCACCCCCTCACCGCATCTGGAACCTATATCCTAGATTGAGTCTCATTTTCAATACTAATGAATTTATAAGTAATTGTAAATCAATTGATTGATCATGAAGGATCATCATGATCAATACATTATACAAATATATCATTATACAAACGCTAAATATACAATTGTCCAACTAGTGAAACCCTCATTGAAAATCAATAGTATTGTCTCCAGTTGCGATGAAGGGGAGGGAACCTGAGGTTTCGTTTCCATCCGCATTCCAGGGGTGGAACCAAAGGTTCCATTAGTGGGAGATCAGTGGGTTCTATGAGAAACCAAAGGTGCTCCAGACGTCGCCGAACCCTGTAACCAAAGGTTTATGATTGATCATCCATAGGGTTCCAGTCGCATTCCTGATCAGTCACCACTGGTTCCACCCCTCCTCTGCAAGTGGAGGTGGAGCTTTCACTATTCATGCATCAGTTGATTGAGCGTTCCTCCTGGGGTGTAGGTAAGCTTTAAATTCTACTGTTCTTGTTGAATTCTTGGTGCTTAGAGGTGGAGGCATGAGTGCTTCAAGGACTCTGAGTGTTGGTAGGAAGAGTATCAGCGACTACATAATGGAGGTTGTCCTGTTATTCCAGGAGGGGCATGATAGACTTGTAGTGAAGGGTGTTGGACCCTATATCAGTAAGGCGGTTGACCTCTATAATGCACTAGTATCTAGGATAGGTGAAAGCATAGAGCTGGTTAACGTGAGTATTGGGAGCGAAAGAGTTAGAGGAAGACTTAAACCCTACATTCTAATAGAGATTAAGAGGAAGTACTAAGAGCTACCTCTCCCCGCGTGAATACATCTAGCACGCCAAGCCTAAGAGTAAGCTCGTGGATGAGCACTGAGGCGTCTACAAGCCCGCTTGCTATAGCGTCGATGGATTCCTCGAGTCTCCTCGTCGCTTCAATAGATACTAGATCCGGGTACCTGCTAGCTATATAGCTGTAGGCTTCCATTCCCTTCTTAGTCGGTACTAGCTTAAGCTTCCTCCTAGATGAGACCACGTATCCATGCCTCTTCAAGCTTTCAATAATCTTCGAGTACGTGCTGGGGCGGCCGAGCCCAAGATTCTTCATTACTGAGACTAGCTCGCCTTCACTGTAGAGTGGTATACTACTGGAGTCGTGGACTTCAACGCTAACTACATCTACTTCGAGAGCGTCAACGCCTTTTAGAGCTTCAACCACTTTCACACCGCTTAACACGTTGAATCCGTGTTCAAGGATATCTACTATGAGCTCCAGCTCTCCGAGCTTCACGTCATCCAGGTATACGGAGTAAGTTGATTTAACAGCATTAAAAGACTTCATCTGGCTTCCAGTAAACCGCTTGAATATCAAGTCGTAGAGCTTTAAGTGTAATCCTGTTAAGGGTATTACTACGTTGAGGACTCCCTCGGTTACAGCTTTAAGCAGGCCTTCAGCATCATACGGGTAGACGGGTCTTATAGCTTCATGCGTCCCCGGCGAGCCCCAGTGGCTCGGCTTCGCCAGCTTCTTAAGCCCTTTATCCTCAAGGTACTTTAAGGCTACTCCTATACCAGTGCTACTAACATAGTGGCTATCAGTTCTATGATAAGTGATTAAGCCTGCTTCGAAGAGCTGCTGGGCGATCCTCATAGCTAGACTAGTTGGGAATCCGAGTCTAGCGGCATCGGCTAGAAGCTCGTCTGTTGTGTAAGGCGGCTTCGGTGATACTACGATCTCACTCTCACTAGTCCTGACGAGCCGCAGCCTCTTGGCCTCCTTAAAGCGGGATAGTAGCTCGCTGCCCTTATCCACGAGGATCGAGTAGGATGTGTTTAATGGCTCCCCTAGCTTGAATACTACTCTCTTACCTCGTCTTTTAACATGCTCTCTAAACCTATCTATAATTAAGCCTAGAGTCGGTGTTTGAACACGTCCAGCCCCCATGTTCCTCAGCTTATACGCACTCTTTAATTCATCGCTAAGCTTGAAGCCTACTAGCCTGTCGAGAACCCGCCTGTATACTTCAGCTTCAACTAGACGGGTGTTAACTGCCCTCCTCCTCTGTAGTGCTTTAAGCAGCTCTTCTACTGTTATCTCATGGAGCTCTATTCTCCACACACTTTTATTATAGTATTTCACAGCCAAGTATACATCGTAGGCTATCTTCTCTCCTTCAACATCAGGGTCTGTTGCAATATAGACTTCATCAACTTCGCTAGCCATCTTTCTTAAAGCTGCTACTATAGACTTTGAATCACTGAAGACTCTGCTACCGCAGCGAGGACAAGAGTCGCCTGTCGTAAACTGAGTGCCGCAGACTCTGCACTTTTTAATAGTCTCGTAGACTGGTGAAACCCTGCCGGCCTTAATGTAGACTCCGTAGACTCCTTCACTACTTGTCGTTAAATCGAATATGTGTCCCCGGGTCGACATTATATTGAAGTGAACTATCTCCCCTCCAATCTTAGCTGGTATCTCGTAGACGACTACATCCCCCAGCCGCCTGGCTACCGGTCTCCCAAAGAATCTCGCTATAGTCTTAGCCTTTGTAGGCGACTCTACCACTAGTAGGATTGCCTTGTACCTTAAGCCCTCTGCCCCCCTAGTATCCTCCCGGGTCTTCCTCGCCTTCTCCACCTCAACCTCTAGATCCAGTTCTCCTAGATCCCTGAACTCCAGCTCCCTACTAACCCACTTCATCCTGGCTTCAAGGCCTTTCACCACGTTCTCTAGATCCCTGTACTCTAGTATAATGGATATGCCGTGAGTCATACGTGTCCCGTGAAGCCTGCTAGTCCTGCCGCTAGCCTGTATATAGGTCATTACATCAGGTATTAGCGCAGTGTACTCGCTCCCTGTGGATACAAGAGTTATTGATCCAACACGCCACACCTTCTTCTCGTCGAGTAGTGATTTAATCCTGCTCAATGTTTCCTCGTAAATTCTCTTGACTTCAAGGTATCTTGAGGCAAGCTTCTCACTGACTGTTAAAGCCTCCTCAGCTATCCTACCTGAGAGAGCTAGTCTTAGAAGCCTAAGCTCGCCTGGTGAAAGAGTGTAGACTAGTCTTCTCAGCTCAGTAACCTTACTTCGAGCCCAGCTATCTCCTTCACTAGTTGATAGCTCGAGTAAGATGCGTATAGTCATGTTCGGGCTGGCTAGTAGGGAGTCGAGTTTAACAGTAAATACTGGTGAACCAGCGAAGACCACGTATTTTATTGCCTCTGGTGCATCAATACCTCTCACGCTCGACCCGTAGTAGCTCGCTGACCCCACGAGTAAATCGAGTTCTCTTCTGGTAAGCCGTAGTATATTGCCTGGTGTTGCCTCACCTATCCTGAAGCCTGCAGCCGTCAGCTGCTCGAGTGCCCTCTTGAGCTCCTCGAGGATTTCACTCTTGAAGGGATGCCTGGGTGCAATGTATATTATTCCCCCGGCTCCCAGTCTTCTAACTAAGCCTACTAGGGTTTCAGCAAGACTGCCGGGCTCGACTAGAGCGTATGAGTCTGTTACATCCCTACCATAAACTGTTACACCGGATACATCTATGCGTAGCAGTTCTCTTAGCACTCTACCCATTAAACCCTTCATGCGGCCTGTAGCAGATGCAGCAATAAACTGGCTTCTAGACGCCTCGCTAAGTCTTCTCTCCAGCTCCGAGTCGACTTCAATATACTCTCTAGCTAGTTCAACATGCTTATCACTATTATTAAAGGTACTACTAACCATGAGCTTCCAGAGAAGACTGAACTTTCTTTTAGCTAAACCTATAACTTCTTCATTATATCCTAGAATCCAGAGGAGCCTCTCAATACTCCTCCCACTCCTCATAATGCTATCCACGTCGTCAGCTATGACTACACTAGGCTTAACCATCAGGGAGCCAGCTCTCCTGGATAGAAAGCTATTAGTTACCAGGAGGATCCTGTAGTCGCCGCTAGACGTGCGTTTAAGCACCTCTTCTCTCCTTCCCCGGCTACTCGAGGAGTCATACGCTATTATCATGGATTCATCAAAGCCTACCCTAGTGGAAGCGTCGAGCAGCCTACTATACACTTGCCTTAGGAGAGTCCTAGTGGGTACAACGTAGAGAACCCGTTTCCCCTTTAAAGCAGCGTACAGCGCGTAGACTGTTATAAGAGTCGTCTTACCCATGCCTGTCGGAGCAATTAGAACCGTGTTCTCCCCTGAAGTAAGCCTTTTCAACCATACCCTCTGAGCACCCCAGGGTTCCAGCCCGCCGGTAGCCTTAGTGAAGAAAGCTGAGAACTCCTGAAACTCTTCTTCAACCACATTCTTATAGACGGGTAGAATACTACTAGTACTACACTTCCTGCAGGAGCCGTAGGCTTCAAGTTCACTGGAGTAAACGTCGCCGCCGCAAAGAGGGCAGAAACCTTTGTACAAGGGATCCATAGAGTTAAGCATTGAAATCCCTGTTGAATCAATGGCGTAATGAATTTACGTTTAAAAGACATGGTTGAAGTAATACCGTAGTTGATAATGTCTCTGCAGCATTTATCGTGATCCCATCCTTACTCAGACCCAGCCTCCTGCACCAGGAACCTCAGCAAACCTCATGCGCTGTAATGAAAGATATCCATGAAACCAAGCATTATTTTGAGAGCAGCCCCTACCCCTGGATTAGCGAGTTGAGAATACCCGCACACTCTACTAGCGGCTAGCGGATTCTACCTTATGTGAAGAAGAGTATCATACGCGTTGAGAACTGCCTTAACTAACCATGAAAGTGCTCTGGTTGCAGGGTTAATCTACCCTAGAACCCAGGGATTAGTCTATCCATGAGGCTTTGAAAATCCTTGATATCAAGTACTAGGTTTACTCCTATTTGTTTTCTTAATCCACTCGAGTAGTTTGTCCCCGCTGTCTAATTCAATAGCGACCTGTTCTCCTGTGTGGAGATTCTTAACTGTCAGGGATTTAGATTCAAGCTCTCTTCTACCTATAACTACTGCTATATCAGCGTTCAGCCTGCTAGCATAGCTTAAAGCCCGTGATATGGAGCGCGTCCTGTAGGGGATTAGAGTTAAATCCTCCTCTGCTAGCTTCCTTAAGAGGTTGTATCCAGCTTTAAGTGGTACATCCTCGAGCATTACGATCACCACGCTAATCCTCCTTGGTAGAACATTCTCGGGGGCCAGTAGTAGTGCCACTCTATCTAAGCCTAGAGCTAGACCTGTTGAATACTCGTACTCACCGCCGTAGACCCTGGTTAACCCATCATATCTTCCACCTCCCCCTATGCTTACATCTAAGCCTCCAGTAGCCTTGTACTCGAATATCAGTCCAGTGTAGTATGCTAGCCCTCTTACAAGCCGTGGCTCGTAGATCGCCTGGAAGCCCAGCTCCTTCAACTGCTCTATGAACTCTCTCGTAGCCTCCATACTGGCCTCCACGCTAGAGTACTCCTCCCCCCTTAGGATACCTGCATCCTTTAACAAGTTTAACGCGTCATCCATGCTGCTCTCCAGGAGCTTTAATAGTATTTCAGCATGCTCCTCTCTACCGGTTTTCTCTAAGACTAGTTTAACAGCGTCGCTGACTCTATCCTTGTCTATTAAGTGGAGTACCTGGTCCTGTTCATCCACGGTTAACCCTATTCCATTCAGTAGAGCCCGGTGTAAGGCTACATTACCCACGACATAGTAGTGTTTAACCCCAAGCTTCTCTAGGAAGCTGCTGGCTGTGAAAGCTGCTGAGAGATCGGCGTTTACATCAGGGTCTCCTATCACCTCTAAACCCCCTTGCCAGAACTCCCTGTACCTGGCTTTCTGGGGTTCCTCGTACCTGAAGCATTGGGCTACATAGTATAGTCTAATAGGCTTCGGGAGCCCCCGCATGCCTCTGAGATAAGCTCTGATGATGCTGGCTGTCACCTCGGGTCTCAACGCTAGGGTTCTCCCGGCTTTATCCTGGAATACATACATTGACTTCTTGATCTCCTCACCGCTCTTAGCCTCGAAGAGCTTAAAGTACTCTACTGTAGGCGTTATAATCGGCTTGAAACCATGCTTTCTAGATGTCTCCTTGAACAGCTCGAAGAGGTACTCTTGTAGCTCGGCTTCAACACCTGTTACATCCCTCATGCCTCTTGGAGGATTCAGTATGTCCTCTGAGCTCATGGTTAACCCGCCTCCAGGCTTACCTTCCCGGCTTCATAGTACGTTACATCGCCCTGCAAGCTGACTATAGCGAGAACCAAGCTGAGGCTGTTGCTTCTAGCATCCTCTACCTCCTTCATTAACTCTTGTATGCTGACCTCTCTCTTCTCCTCGAGCACACGGACAATCCTTAGGCTACCATGCTTATCTCTCACAAGGAATCTACCCTGCCCGAGTATCTGCACCCTTCTTCCTCTATCCCTTAAATCCTTGTAGACTAGGAGCTGCGGCCAGAAGAAATCCTTGAAGCAGCTGGGGGCCTCCTCCATCAGGGACCCCAAGCTCTCTAAGACTACCCCCCTCCTAGTTTCAACCACCGCTCTACCCTCAAGGATTAAATACGATACTTCGACGAGGTCGAGTATTAATCCCTCCTCGCTCCTCCTGCCAAACCACTTCTCGACGAGGGCTTCAATACTAGGTTGATCTACGACAACCCCCCTGCATGTTGCTGTATCGAAGACTACTCTTGGAGCTCCACTTCTACTCAAAGCACTCCACCTTTGAACGGTATCCAGTTAACTACTTATAACGCAACAGGGCTCCTAATTAGTATCTAGGTGGTATGCATGAATAGTACACCCTATCCATTGAAAGTGAGAGCAGTATGGTTTAACGATGAGTCAGGAGAAGTATGCTGGCTGAACACTCTTAAGCTTCCATTCCAGGAGGAGGTTAACTGTAGTAGCAGCCCTGAGAGAATCGCCAAAGCCATAGTAGACATGGAGATACGAGGGGCACCCGCTATAGGAGTTGCAGCCGCCTTAGCTGTAGGAGCCTACGCTCTCAGAGTGAGTAGCCTCCCTCTTCAAGCCTTCATAGAGAATGTTAGAAGAGCTGTGGAAACCTTAAGGAGAACACGGCCAACAGCCTTCAACCTCTTCTACGCTCTAGCTAGAGTTGAAAGAGCCCTCGAGAAGCATAGCTCACAGGGTCTACAGCCTGAAGCCATAGCAAATGGAATCCTTGAGGAAGCGTTAAGAATAATGCAGGAGGATATAGAGGCTAACATCAGGATAGGCGAGTATGGAGCAGAGTTAATCCAGGATGGAGCAACAATACTAACACATTGTAATGCAGGTGCCCTTGCAACCTCTGCTTTCGGGACTGCTGAAGCTGTTATGCGGGTAGCCTGGTATAAAGGT
This window of the Desulfurococcus sp. genome carries:
- a CDS encoding Lrp/AsnC ligand binding domain-containing protein, yielding MAKSLAIILIQTEIGAEVKVLEELFKIPEVKEAHIVYGTYDIVLKIEAESLEKIREIVTNRIRKLPDIRTTVSMIVVESRAK
- the mtnA gene encoding S-methyl-5-thioribose-1-phosphate isomerase, producing MNSTPYPLKVRAVWFNDESGEVCWLNTLKLPFQEEVNCSSSPERIAKAIVDMEIRGAPAIGVAAALAVGAYALRVSSLPLQAFIENVRRAVETLRRTRPTAFNLFYALARVERALEKHSSQGLQPEAIANGILEEALRIMQEDIEANIRIGEYGAELIQDGATILTHCNAGALATSAFGTAEAVMRVAWYKGKRIKVIATETRPMLQGARLTVWELLKEGIPVSLITDNMAGYIMRKGLVDVVIVGADRVTREGFVVNKIGTYMIALAAKRHGIPFYVAAPTSTIDLSSTVDDIVIEERDPREVKYVMGRPITIEEVNALNYAFDITDPDLVSAIITERGVVYPPFPENLRRILGG
- a CDS encoding DUF367 family protein; amino-acid sequence: MSTRITVRVYIASYREDDPLKNTALRMARRGYAKLVDPRRFKEKTLVLNPFSSIYLGSWHRQTMLEHGILVVDASWRTLTPLKFTGFRGLHVKLPPLLPGNPVNYGKPCTLSSLEAVAASLYITGFTEDYVKLLGLYKWMETFHELNKELLDAYSKAGSPGELESIILEYWPTGSPC
- the hisS gene encoding histidine--tRNA ligase, whose amino-acid sequence is MSSEDILNPPRGMRDVTGVEAELQEYLFELFKETSRKHGFKPIITPTVEYFKLFEAKSGEEIKKSMYVFQDKAGRTLALRPEVTASIIRAYLRGMRGLPKPIRLYYVAQCFRYEEPQKARYREFWQGGLEVIGDPDVNADLSAAFTASSFLEKLGVKHYYVVGNVALHRALLNGIGLTVDEQDQVLHLIDKDRVSDAVKLVLEKTGREEHAEILLKLLESSMDDALNLLKDAGILRGEEYSSVEASMEATREFIEQLKELGFQAIYEPRLVRGLAYYTGLIFEYKATGGLDVSIGGGGRYDGLTRVYGGEYEYSTGLALGLDRVALLLAPENVLPRRISVVIVMLEDVPLKAGYNLLRKLAEEDLTLIPYRTRSISRALSYASRLNADIAVVIGRRELESKSLTVKNLHTGEQVAIELDSGDKLLEWIKKTNRSKPST
- a CDS encoding DNA-binding protein; its protein translation is MSASRTLSVGRKSISDYIMEVVLLFQEGHDRLVVKGVGPYISKAVDLYNALVSRIGESIELVNVSIGSERVRGRLKPYILIEIKRKY
- a CDS encoding endonuclease; this translates as MSRSGAPRVVFDTATCRGVVVDQPSIEALVEKWFGRRSEEGLILDLVEVSYLILEGRAVVETRRGVVLESLGSLMEEAPSCFKDFFWPQLLVYKDLRDRGRRVQILGQGRFLVRDKHGSLRIVRVLEEKREVSIQELMKEVEDARSNSLSLVLAIVSLQGDVTYYEAGKVSLEAG
- the rgy gene encoding reverse gyrase; this translates as MDPLYKGFCPLCGGDVYSSELEAYGSCRKCSTSSILPVYKNVVEEEFQEFSAFFTKATGGLEPWGAQRVWLKRLTSGENTVLIAPTGMGKTTLITVYALYAALKGKRVLYVVPTRTLLRQVYSRLLDASTRVGFDESMIIAYDSSSSRGRREEVLKRTSSGDYRILLVTNSFLSRRAGSLMVKPSVVIADDVDSIMRSGRSIERLLWILGYNEEVIGLAKRKFSLLWKLMVSSTFNNSDKHVELAREYIEVDSELERRLSEASRSQFIAASATGRMKGLMGRVLRELLRIDVSGVTVYGRDVTDSYALVEPGSLAETLVGLVRRLGAGGIIYIAPRHPFKSEILEELKRALEQLTAAGFRIGEATPGNILRLTRRELDLLVGSASYYGSSVRGIDAPEAIKYVVFAGSPVFTVKLDSLLASPNMTIRILLELSTSEGDSWARSKVTELRRLVYTLSPGELRLLRLALSGRIAEEALTVSEKLASRYLEVKRIYEETLSRIKSLLDEKKVWRVGSITLVSTGSEYTALIPDVMTYIQASGRTSRLHGTRMTHGISIILEYRDLENVVKGLEARMKWVSRELEFRDLGELDLEVEVEKARKTREDTRGAEGLRYKAILLVVESPTKAKTIARFFGRPVARRLGDVVVYEIPAKIGGEIVHFNIMSTRGHIFDLTTSSEGVYGVYIKAGRVSPVYETIKKCRVCGTQFTTGDSCPRCGSRVFSDSKSIVAALRKMASEVDEVYIATDPDVEGEKIAYDVYLAVKYYNKSVWRIELHEITVEELLKALQRRRAVNTRLVEAEVYRRVLDRLVGFKLSDELKSAYKLRNMGAGRVQTPTLGLIIDRFREHVKRRGKRVVFKLGEPLNTSYSILVDKGSELLSRFKEAKRLRLVRTSESEIVVSPKPPYTTDELLADAARLGFPTSLAMRIAQQLFEAGLITYHRTDSHYVSSTGIGVALKYLEDKGLKKLAKPSHWGSPGTHEAIRPVYPYDAEGLLKAVTEGVLNVVIPLTGLHLKLYDLIFKRFTGSQMKSFNAVKSTYSVYLDDVKLGELELIVDILEHGFNVLSGVKVVEALKGVDALEVDVVSVEVHDSSSIPLYSEGELVSVMKNLGLGRPSTYSKIIESLKRHGYVVSSRRKLKLVPTKKGMEAYSYIASRYPDLVSIEATRRLEESIDAIASGLVDASVLIHELTLRLGVLDVFTRGEVALSTSS